Proteins encoded by one window of Azospirillum brasilense:
- a CDS encoding DUF2934 domain-containing protein, whose amino-acid sequence MEHHTGPDDPRVRERAHAIWEREGRPEGRHIEHWQQAAREIAEEDAVPGPESGLQTPDSASERALHEAAEHLRGVDAHSHHRQSSPAEG is encoded by the coding sequence ATGGAGCATCACACCGGCCCCGACGACCCCCGCGTCCGCGAGCGCGCCCACGCCATCTGGGAGCGGGAGGGCCGTCCCGAGGGGCGCCACATCGAGCATTGGCAGCAGGCCGCCCGCGAGATCGCCGAGGAGGACGCCGTCCCCGGCCCGGAGTCCGGCCTGCAGACCCCCGACAGCGCCAGCGAGCGCGCCCTGCACGAGGCCGCCGAGCATCTGCGCGGCGTCGACGCGCACAGCCACCACCGCCAGTCGTCGCCGGCGGAAGGCTGA
- a CDS encoding Do family serine endopeptidase, giving the protein MAGLLGIGVPGAGLAPAPAAAALPAGVTGVTTIAPMLEQVTPAVVNIAVLSRAPQAENPLLRDPFFRRFFNVPEQQARPQVSAGSGVIVDARRGYVITNAHVVENAQEIAVTLKDRRRLRAKLVGRDAATDIALLKIEAEKLTALPWGDSDQLKVGDFLVAIGNPFGLGQTVTSGIVSALGRSGLKIEGYEDFIQTDASINPGNSGGALVNFNGELVGINTAIIGPAGGSVGIGFAVPVSIVRSVMEQLVEYGEVRRGRLGVSIQDLTPDLADSMNLAGDAGAVIAQVERGSAAERAGFRSGDVVTAVNGRPVRSATDFRNRMGLVRAGTPLQVTVLRGGSERVLNVRTAN; this is encoded by the coding sequence GTGGCCGGGCTTTTGGGGATCGGCGTTCCGGGCGCGGGCCTGGCCCCCGCACCCGCCGCGGCGGCCCTGCCCGCCGGGGTGACCGGGGTGACGACCATCGCGCCGATGCTGGAGCAGGTGACCCCGGCCGTCGTCAACATCGCCGTCCTGTCGCGGGCGCCGCAGGCCGAGAACCCGCTGCTGCGCGACCCCTTCTTCCGCCGTTTCTTCAACGTCCCCGAGCAGCAGGCCCGTCCGCAGGTCAGCGCCGGGTCGGGCGTCATCGTCGACGCGCGGCGCGGCTACGTCATCACCAACGCCCATGTGGTGGAGAACGCGCAGGAGATCGCCGTCACCCTGAAGGACCGCCGCCGCCTGCGCGCCAAGCTGGTCGGGCGGGACGCGGCGACCGACATCGCGCTGCTGAAGATCGAGGCGGAAAAGCTGACCGCCCTGCCCTGGGGCGATTCGGACCAGCTCAAGGTCGGCGATTTCCTGGTCGCCATCGGCAACCCCTTCGGGCTGGGCCAGACGGTGACCTCCGGCATCGTCTCGGCGCTCGGCCGCAGCGGGCTGAAGATCGAGGGGTACGAGGACTTCATCCAGACCGACGCCTCCATCAACCCCGGCAACTCCGGCGGCGCGCTGGTGAACTTCAACGGCGAGCTGGTCGGCATCAACACCGCGATCATCGGGCCGGCGGGCGGGTCGGTCGGCATCGGCTTCGCCGTCCCGGTCAGCATCGTCCGCTCGGTGATGGAGCAGCTGGTCGAGTATGGCGAGGTGCGGCGCGGCCGGCTGGGGGTCTCCATCCAGGACCTGACCCCCGATCTGGCCGACAGCATGAATCTGGCCGGCGACGCCGGGGCGGTCATCGCCCAGGTGGAGCGCGGATCGGCCGCCGAGCGCGCCGGCTTCCGCAGCGGCGACGTGGTGACCGCGGTGAACGGGCGCCCGGTGCGCAGCGCCACCGACTTCCGCAACCGCATGGGTCTGGTGCGGGCCGGCACGCCCCTTCAGGTGACCGTCCTGCGCGGCGGCAGCGAACGGGTGCTGAACGTCCGAACGGCGAACTAG